The Flavobacterium sp. 102 genomic interval GTATAACTAATAATCTCTCCATTAAACAAATCAATAACCGGCGATAGATAAAGTTTCTTTTCTTTAACCCGGAACTCGGTTATGTCAGTAGCCCACTTTTCATTAGGCTGTGCTGCTTTGAAGTTTCTCTGAAGTAAGTTTGGCGCTATTTTACCTAGTTCCCCTTTATAAGAGACATACTTTTTGCCTCTAATCAGGCTCTTTAGGCCTTGCTCCTTCATAAGTTTGTAAACCGTTTTGTGATTGATTACATATCCTCTTTTCTTAACTTCTAACAATATTCTTCTATATCCGAAGCGACCTTTGTGCTGATGATATATAAGTTTAATTTCCTCTTTAGCAGATTTATACTTATCTTCTTTACCTAGCTCTTTTCGATGGTAATAGAAAGTACTTCTGGCCATCCCAGCATGTTTGAGTAGCGTGGCTAATCCATGCTGTTGCCTTAGTTCTTGGATGATTTGCGTTTTTCTTCTTTCTCTTTTTCTGATTGAACTAAGGCATGAAGCTTTTTTAGATAGGCATTCTCTGCCTTTAAATCGGCTAACTCTTCCAGTAGTTCTTCCTCTCGGGTTAAGGCTTTTTTAGATTTTTTAGGCATAGCTTTATGTTTTCCTCTTCTTTCTAATGCTAAACCTGCTGAACCCTCACTATCATAAATCGCTATCCATTTCATCAAAGAACCAATACTAGGAATTTTAAAAAGGATACAGGTTTCAGATAAAGATAAGTATTTATTTCTCATCTCATTAATAGCCTTTAGTTTAAACTCAGCAGAATAGCTGTTTTTTATTGGTTTAAGTCCTTCAATACCATACTTGTGGTAAAAAGAAACCCAACGCCTAACCATACCATGTTGCAAGGAAAACTCAATCGCTATTGACTTACAACCAGATTTTCCATTAATAACTTTCTCAACGATTGACTTCTTGAAGTCAATGTCATACTTGATTTTTCTACTCATAAAAATGCCCCCAATAAGTGTCTAACTTTTTGGGGGCAGTCTATAGGTCGCCTTTTTTATTAGGTAAATATCTTTTTAATCACATCGCCAGTCATCGGCTTCACATAATATTCCGCAATTAAACTCTTAAATTGTTCGAGTTTATCAGAATTGAAATAATCTTCAGAAGAACTTACAACATAAATGGTGATTTCTTTTAAGACATTTTTTCTTATTTCACTAAATTCCTCCAAAAATTGCCAACCATCGAGAACAGGCATATTAATATCCAATAAGATTAAATCAGGAAGGTTTTCGGTTTCATTAAGTTTGGCTTTTAAATCGCTCAAGGCATCTAGTCCATTCTCAAAAAAACATGGATTGACCTGAATATTATTTTTTTCGAGCAACTTCTTGATAATAAAGTGGTGTACCTTATCATCATCCACAACAAATAGGTTGTTGAACTTCATTTTAAAAACAGATTTGGGGATTATTGTCTTAGACTTTGCAATATTAAACAAAAAAACCGATAAACTACGCTTTTCTCGGATGAAATGTATTGATGATTTGTGTTAAATGTCTCCTATCCAAGTGAACATAGATTTCAGTCGTCGTAATTGACTCATGACCAAGCATCATTTGAATCGAACGTAAATCAGCACCATTCTCAAGTAAATGGGTAGCAAAAGAATGTCTTAAAGTATGTGGACTTATATTTTTAACTAAATTGATTTTAACGGCTAAAGTTTTTATAATAGTAAAAACCATAGCTCTCGTAAGTTGTTTGCCTCTTCGATTTAAAAACAAAGTATCTTCAAAACCTTTAGCAACAACCATATGATTTCTAATTGATTGCTTATAGAGTCCGATAAACTTTTGGGTAGATTGGGCTATCGGAACAAATCGCTGTTTGTTGCCTTTACCTGTAATTTTAATAAAGCCTTCTTCAAAAAACAAGTCAGATATCTTCAAAGTAATTATTTCGGAAACACGCAAGCCACATCCATATAAAGTTTCGAGCATCGCTCTGTTGCGTTCACCTTCGGGCGTGGCCAAATCTATGGCACCAATTAAATTATCAATGTCTTCCACTGATAAGGTATCCGGTAATTTTCTGCCTATTCTTGGGGCTTCAATCAATTCCATCGGATTGTCAGAACGAAAATCTTCAAAAATTAAATACGTAAAAAAGCTCTTTAATCCTGAAATTATTCGGGCTTGCGAACGCGCATTGACTTCTTTAGAGATTTCATAAATAAACTGTTGAATGGTTTCTTCCTTAATTTTTTCGGGAGAAACATTGATATTAGCAGCACTTAAAAAAGCGCACAATCTTTCCAAATCAAAAGTATAATTGGCCACTGTATTTTTTGACAAGCCTCTTTCAATTTTTAAATAAGATTGAAAACTCTTGATATAGCTGTTCCAGTTCATATTACAAATAAACGAAATGTATGGATATAAAAAAACCTCTCATAACGAGAGGTTTTAAAATATAATCTTTAAAACTGATTAGAATCTGTATCCTAAACCAACATTAAATGAATTTGTAGAAATTTTAGCATCACCTCCAGTATCGTTCAAATCAGCTAAACCTAGGTTATATCTAGCATCAAAGAATAATCCTGACTCCAATTCATAACCGGCACCGATTCCTAAACCATAATCAAATGATTTCAATGAATCTTTGATAGCATCTCCTCCTGCAACAAAACCAAATTGAGGTCCAGCTTGAAGATTTAAACCTTCCATTATGTAATACTTAGCCATAACCGGTATTCTAACGAAATTTAATCCAGTCTCTGGGTTATCAGCACCCTCCATAGAGTATAATAACTCTGGTTGAACGTGGAATTTCTCAGAAATAGTAAAATCTACTAAACCACCTAAGTAGAAGTTTGAAGCAGCATCAGTATCTGCATCTCCACCAAAGTTAGTGTTGGCATAACCAGCTTTAACACCAAATCTCATGTCGCTTGAACCACCTTTGTCTTGTGCATTTGCAAAAGAAAATGCAAATACAGCAGCCATAGTTAATAAAACTTTTTTCATGTTTGTTTAATTTTAAAATTAATATGAACAAATTTATAGTAATCTTTTTCATTCGTAATAATACCAACCCTATCTTTTCAACAATGTTGTTAACAAATAAAAAATATTTACATCGCTGACAATCAGCTATTAAATAAAAAAACCACACTTAAAAGTGTGGTTTTGTGAATAAGTGAGTGTAAATTAAAGCTTGTAAAGTAAACCAAAGCTAACAGTTGACATATCAAGACCTAATTCAAATCCAGTAGTTTTTTCAGCTCCATCACCTCCGTTATCGTTAGATGAATAACCAAAACCACCCCAAGAAGTAGTGATTGCAAAACTATCAGAAACAAAATAATGTAAACCTACAGGAACATTAACACCAATGATTTTTGAAGTACTTTCACCTAATCCATCAACTTCTGATTTAACTGAAGCATAAGAGATGTTTCCACCAACAGAAAGAGAGAATTTACTTGCAGGTGTCCAGAAGTATTTTACTCCAGCATTGATACCAAAACCAGAATTTTTAACTTCGTACAAATCTCCATCATTAAAAATATCAACTACATCTTTTCCTGATGTAAACCCTAACGATCCTTCAATAGCTAAGTTATCAGAAATGAAATAACCTAAACCTGGAGCAACTGTGAAAGAGTCAGTTTTAAAATCTCCAGTTTTTTCACTTGAAAAGTTGAAAGTACCTGAAAGGTACAAATCTCCTTTAGCAAATCCTTCTGAACTTTCTTTTTTGTCTTGTGCATTAGCAAACCCAAAAGCGCATATTGCAGCAACAGTTAAAATAATTTTTTTCATGTTTATTAATTTTAAAATTAGTGAGACTAAATTATTCTTAATCCTTTTTAAGCAGCCAAAGACCTCTTTACAGTTATTAACATTTTTGTTAACAATTTTAACAGGCTACACTATTGATTTACAAGGAAATGTTGCCATCTCATAAAGATTTTAAAAAAAAGAGCACTAATAGAAAAACACAAAAAACCACTTTTAATGCTTGCACCTCAACATAAAATCATCAAAAAACATTAATTTTCACTGTTAAAGATTCTTTATACATTTACAAAAAGATCAAATTGTATGAAAATTATAATAATAAATGGACCAAACCTCAACCTATTAGGAAAACGCGAACCGGAAATATATGGAAACAAGACCTTCGAAAACTATTTTGAAGAATTGAAAAGTAAATACACTATGATCGATTTGGACTATTTTCAAAGTAATATTGAAGGCGAGCTCATCGATAAAATTCAGGATACAGGTTTTACCTATGACGGCATTATTCTCAATGCGGCAGCTTACACACATACATCGGTTGGTATAGGCGATGCTGTTAAAGCTATCATAACACCGGTAATCGAAGTACACATTTCTAATACATTTGCTCGAGAAACTTTTCGCCATCAATCTTTTATTTCTCCAAATGCTAAAGGAATTATCATTGGTTTCGGGTTAAAAAGTTACGAATTGGCTTTGCAATCATTCTTATAAACTCTAAAATTTATCTTTAACATGCCTAAAAAACTACTTTCTGCCCTATTTTTATTTATTTCTACAATTACTTTGTCCCAAGTCAAAGGAAAAGTCACCGATGAAAAAGGAAATCCATTGCCTTTTGTAAACATCTTCGAGGAAAACACCTATAACGGAACCACCAGTAACGACCAAGGGCAATTTGAATTAAATCTGAAAACGCCAGGAAAACAACACACTATTATTTTTCAGTATTTAGGTTTTAAGACCAACAAGCAAACAATTACTATTGATAAAACACCTGTCGTTTTAGAGATTGTAATGGTTGAAGAAAATTTCATTTTAAATGAAGTAGTCATCAATCCAAAAGACAATCCGGCAAATGAAATCATTAGGAATGCCATCAAAAACAAAAAAGAAAACTCTGCTAAAACAGCAAGATATACTGCCGATTTTTATTCGAGAGGTATTTTTAGAGTTAAAAATTTACCCAAAACAATCTTAGGGCAAAAACTCGATTTCTTTGACGAGGTAATTGACTCTACACGAAGCGGTATTTTATATTTATCCGAAACCGTTTCCAAAGTTACTTTTCAAAAACCGGATAAAATGAAGGAAGAAATCTTGGCTTCCAAAGTCAGCGGTAATGACAACGGCTTTAGTTTTAACGATGCTTCGTCTGCCAATTTTGATTTTTATGAAAATTATTTAGAATTTGATACTAATGTAGTTTCCCCTATAGCAGATAACGCGTTCAATTATTACAAATACCAATTTGAAGGTTCGTTTTTTACAGAAAATCGCCAACAGATTAACAAAATCAAAATCATTCCACGCAGAGAAACTGAACCCGTAATGTCGGGCTACATTTATATAGTCGATGATACTTATGCAATCTATGCAGTTGATGTCAGTTTTACCGGTAAGCAAATTCAAAATCCTGCATTAAATACTTTGACTTTAAAACAAAATTTCAGCTACAACAGCACTTCAAGAATCTGGGCAAAAAATACACAAACTTTAGATTTTGATGCCGGAATGTTAGGCGTGAACATCTCCGGAAGATTTACTTATGTGTTTTCAAATTTCGCCTTTCCAGAAAAATTTGAAAAGAAAACATTTACAGCAGAAGTTATCCGATTTGAAGAAAATGCCAATAAAAAAGACGATGTTTTTTGGAACACCATTCG includes:
- a CDS encoding IS3 family transposase → MRKRERRKTQIIQELRQQHGLATLLKHAGMARSTFYYHRKELGKEDKYKSAKEEIKLIYHQHKGRFGYRRILLEVKKRGYVINHKTVYKLMKEQGLKSLIRGKKYVSYKGELGKIAPNLLQRNFKAAQPNEKWATDITEFRVKEKKLYLSPVIDLFNGEIISYTTSESPNIKQVIDMLKKCKRNKSDKTLILHSDQGWQYQMKAYQFMLKRKNISASMSRKGNCLDNAIIENFFGTLKSELFYLKKYDSIAELNKDIIEYIKYYNNDRIRLNLNGMSPIQYRAHSKNLN
- a CDS encoding helix-turn-helix domain-containing protein, with amino-acid sequence MSRKIKYDIDFKKSIVEKVINGKSGCKSIAIEFSLQHGMVRRWVSFYHKYGIEGLKPIKNSYSAEFKLKAINEMRNKYLSLSETCILFKIPSIGSLMKWIAIYDSEGSAGLALERRGKHKAMPKKSKKALTREEELLEELADLKAENAYLKKLHALVQSEKEKEEKRKSSKN
- a CDS encoding response regulator; protein product: MKFNNLFVVDDDKVHHFIIKKLLEKNNIQVNPCFFENGLDALSDLKAKLNETENLPDLILLDINMPVLDGWQFLEEFSEIRKNVLKEITIYVVSSSEDYFNSDKLEQFKSLIAEYYVKPMTGDVIKKIFT
- the xerD gene encoding site-specific tyrosine recombinase XerD, producing MNWNSYIKSFQSYLKIERGLSKNTVANYTFDLERLCAFLSAANINVSPEKIKEETIQQFIYEISKEVNARSQARIISGLKSFFTYLIFEDFRSDNPMELIEAPRIGRKLPDTLSVEDIDNLIGAIDLATPEGERNRAMLETLYGCGLRVSEIITLKISDLFFEEGFIKITGKGNKQRFVPIAQSTQKFIGLYKQSIRNHMVVAKGFEDTLFLNRRGKQLTRAMVFTIIKTLAVKINLVKNISPHTLRHSFATHLLENGADLRSIQMMLGHESITTTEIYVHLDRRHLTQIINTFHPRKA
- a CDS encoding porin family protein is translated as MKKVLLTMAAVFAFSFANAQDKGGSSDMRFGVKAGYANTNFGGDADTDAASNFYLGGLVDFTISEKFHVQPELLYSMEGADNPETGLNFVRIPVMAKYYIMEGLNLQAGPQFGFVAGGDAIKDSLKSFDYGLGIGAGYELESGLFFDARYNLGLADLNDTGGDAKISTNSFNVGLGYRF
- a CDS encoding outer membrane beta-barrel protein, whose translation is MKKIILTVAAICAFGFANAQDKKESSEGFAKGDLYLSGTFNFSSEKTGDFKTDSFTVAPGLGYFISDNLAIEGSLGFTSGKDVVDIFNDGDLYEVKNSGFGINAGVKYFWTPASKFSLSVGGNISYASVKSEVDGLGESTSKIIGVNVPVGLHYFVSDSFAITTSWGGFGYSSNDNGGDGAEKTTGFELGLDMSTVSFGLLYKL
- the aroQ gene encoding type II 3-dehydroquinate dehydratase: MKIIIINGPNLNLLGKREPEIYGNKTFENYFEELKSKYTMIDLDYFQSNIEGELIDKIQDTGFTYDGIILNAAAYTHTSVGIGDAVKAIITPVIEVHISNTFARETFRHQSFISPNAKGIIIGFGLKSYELALQSFL